A segment of the Lycium ferocissimum isolate CSIRO_LF1 chromosome 5, AGI_CSIRO_Lferr_CH_V1, whole genome shotgun sequence genome:
ACtgtaaagtttattgattttttgCTTCTAGGGAGataaaatgaatagtatgatagtaatattgttttaagaaattgtgatctTTTTActgtttgaaagttaagatgttagagttgcatttcattttatgttatatatatatatatatatatatatataataacaagtTGTAAAATTATGCTATATATTagacaataaaaagaaaaacggAAAAAATAAGATTGAGACAGTTATGAATTCCATTCAGTTTCCTTTACTTGATCGAACAACCCAAAATTCAGTTATTTCAACTACATTAAATGATCTTTTAAATTGGTCAAGACTCTCTAGTTTATGGCCGCTTCTCTATGGTATCAGTTGTTGCTTCATTGAATTTGCTTCACTAATAGGCTCGCGCTTCGACTTTGATCGTTATGGACTAGTACCAAGATCGAGTCCTAGACAAGCGGATCTAATTTTAACAGCCGAACAAGTTGCAAGTGACGTAAAATAGATTGCTTTGATTAGTTTTTTGTGAGGATCAAGCCCCCATGCGcacgcgcgcgcgcgcacacacacatatatagttttttttttaattttttaatgtaattttacctatttaaaaatatttattgtaattatactattttatgaaatattaaaaattaaatattcatGGAGGCTTACGCCTCGCCGAGACATATGTAAAATGTCTCTTACGCTCCCGTCTTTTAAAACACCAGTCAAGACAGAACTCCAAATTAATCAAACTGACAATATTGACCCAAATAGAGACAGAATCACGTGTTCTTTACCTTCATGCTTCAatcaaaaacaagaagaaaaaaaaaggactacACTGAAATTCTTAACTTTATTTCACCAGGCAGAGGGTTCTTCGATATTTCCATCTTGAACTTTTCATCAGCCGCATCTTGGCCATTGGAGATCTGCAGTTAATCATTATCTTCTCCATAGTCATGATCATCTAACAAACTAAAAGGCAGCAGAGGAGTGTAGCCAACTCACTGCAATTGGACTCCTCACACTGTGAGTTCCATCAGACCACTCAATCGACCCGAATGCCGATTCAAGACCCTTCACTCTCTCCAATCCAACACTGCTCTTACTGCTGAAACTAATCTCATACGACAAACTGTTCTTTTCCTCACTGAAACTGAGCTTACTGGGAGTCACCTTCACTTCCACCGATGTTGGTGCATTTACCTTCACCGCATACACCGCATTTGCATTATTCCCAACATTTTTAACCACCCGCTTGTATTTTACAACACTCTCACTCATGAAAACAACTGAGAATGATGGATAATTCAAATCCCCAGGACTAGCCAAACTATGTTTATTGCAATTCACCGAAGAAGTATCTTTCACGAATGGTGAAATCCTGATTGGATCATAACCAATGGAGCAAAGAAAATCAACATAATCTTTCATGTTGATATCATAAACAAGACCCGGATCCAGTGCTCTGTTCGGATCCACATGCCCCGACCCATGAACGAACGGATTCGATTCTTGGCCCGTAGCAAGATCCGTTAAGGTTTTGCCTGAGTTGTCAACATTGTAAGCTGTCGTCATGAGGGCTGATTTAATGGCTGCTGTGGTCCATTTAGGGTAGGCCTTTCTGAGTAATGCAGCTAATCCACTTACATGAGGACAAGACATGGATGTCCCAGATATAATGTTAAATTCCACTCTTCGTTTGTCGATTTCCAAATCTGTTGGACCAACGGATCCGGTCCATCCAGCTAAAATGTTGACTCCAGGTGCAGTAACATCCGGTTTAAGGATCTCCGGCGTCACATAATTGGGTCCTCGGGCTGAAAATGCAGCAATACGTGGAGCAGACGGTGATTTTCCGATAACAGTTCCTCTGAAagtgatcgtggccgttggttttggatcagatttgaCGTAATCCCTTATTTTGTCACCGGCTTTTTGACCAACCATCGTCCCCGGGATAAGATGTGAATCTGCAACGAGTTCCTCTCCAGAGTCAGCTAAGTTTGCTAGGACCATACCAACACCACCAGCTTGTTTAACAGCACTTCCTTTCTCTACTCTAGCATTTCCTCCTCGATCACACAATACAATTTTTCCAGCAACTTTGGAAGGGTCCAGTTTTCCTGGATAACAAAGTTGACTTCCACAATCGCCGGAATAAACAAGAGGTAGTTGTGCATCATCCAGGGGATCTCCTGAATACAGTgatacgccaccaaatattctACCGTCTCCTAAGATAACGTCTGCAGGAAACTCCCGATCTATAGTCGAAGCAGCAACAGTGAGAATCCAAGGAGCAACGTTGACTGCTGTGGATGCACCAGGACCAGAATTTCCAGCAGAGCAAGACACGACAACCCCATGTTCTGAAGCACCAAAAGCACCAATAGCAATGGAGTCAGTGTCATACTCAGGTGCATAACCGTCCGCACCAACGGAAAGAGAAATGACGTGTACTCCATCCGCGACGGCTTGATCCATTGCAGCTAGTATATCAGAATCAAAGCACCCTTTTTTCCAACAGATCTTATAAGCTGCTATTCTGGCATTTATAGCCATACCTCTAGCTTCACCTTTCGCATATTGGTAAAAGCTAGCATTAGCTACAACAGATCCAGCTGCAGTTGAAGCAGTGTGTGTTCCATGTCCTTCAGTATCCCTTGGAGATTTGGATTCTTTAGATTCGTCTATTGGACTACCACGATCAGCTTCGTAGCCTTTGTAAAACAATCGAGCACCGATTATTTTACGATTGCACGAAGTTGCAGGAAAGTCCGGTCCAGTCTCGCATTTCCCTTTCCAACCGGAAGGGACGGCAGAAAGCCCCTCGCCCAAAAAGCTCGGCCTTTCAGGCCAGATACCTGTAGTGGCAGAGCCAGGAATTGTATTAAAGAGGTATCAAAGTATAAAAAAGTAGACAATTAGAGAAAATAAGGGGAGTCAACATATAATATCTATACATAATGCTAAAAAAATTCATAGCTAGATGGTGTAATTTTCCGGCGAATATCTAAGAAAAGTCTGTcaatattctatatatatatagaaagaaatctcgatagaaaatattttgattGGAAAGGGTGTCAATTTACATCCTTTAGCACTGTAAACAAGTATTACTAGAATCATGCGACAATTTTGACATAGCTAAATAGTGTAATTTTCAGCGAAGGGGTGTCTGCCACCGGATACCTGTATCGAGGACGCCAACAATGACATCATCAGCATAATCGGAATTAGGCCAAATTCCATATGAGTCTGCTAGGCCTAAGAAGGTAGGTGTGTGAGTTGTATGAAGTTGGCGTATCCGGTCAGGGATGACCGAGACTACACCGGGAACGTGCTGGAGCTGGTCAGCCTGCCTGGCGGTAAGACGGGCAGAGAAACCATGGGCAGCACGATCGTAAGAATATAAGATTTTTGGGGAGTGTTGTGAGAAAGAAGAGACTGATTGGAGTATGGAAGAGTACCAATGATGGTGAGTAGTGAAGACATGGGGCTTGTGAGATTTGGACACGTGGACTATGAAAGTCTTGGGACCGTCAGATTGGACTGAAAATGCTAGAGAGTTGAGGaagaggaaaaataagaggaagaaagaagaaaaagaaggtgccATCACTGAAGAGTCTGCAAGAGCAAACTAGTTTCTGGTAGTGATAGTGATAAAATAGAGAGATGGGTAGCTGATTTGATGGGCCTATTGGGCCGCGTTTATAGATATCCGTTGGTTCATTTTCAGCCCTTTTGGCCATTCTCGCATATCCACGTTGATTTTGGACCCACATAAAGAAGGATTAGATTAATGAGATGGAATAGTAGGTAAGACGCAATTTTGCCTTCTGGCTTCCTCTAGGTGTTTGACATATGTTTTGGAAGCTGATTAATTTTAGTTGTCATTGGAAAGTCTCATTTTAAAGGATAAAGCGTTTTCTACGAGAGGCGATCCATTCACAAGGTTCGAAGTTGAGACCTTTGTGTAAGATAAAAGAGTATTTATCATTGCATAACAACCTTTAATAGTAGGTAAGCTACATGTTATCAGAGGCGGAGCCAAGAAGGATCTAGGGATTTCATCCGAACCTCCTTCGGTGAAAAATTATACAGTTATACATGGttacaactatttttttatatatttataatagatgttgaaccccttttgatttttttatgtatttacttcttcatattttgaaccTCTTAGTGAAACTTTTAACTCCGTCACTGCATGTTATTAGTGTTCAGAGAAATATTTAGATATTTGTTAGGAGTTTACTCTTTTAGCTGGTTCGAATAATGGTGTCCACTATGCAATGATTAAAAAAGGATTTCTACGAGAGGATGAACCGACGTTTTCTCACAGTATTGCCCGTACTACAGCAAGGAGAATATTGGAGTGTCGTGAATCATGCCAATGAATTGCAGTGGTGCTTATTACTTCAAGactaaaaaaatttatgtggttatatcatatcattctaaTTTATTATGATTTGgtgataaattaaaaaaagaatatgcATTAATCATCTAACATTTAATGATAAAATGTATATGAAGACACGCGTCATGTATTTATTAGATCAATATAAATGTCGAGTGCGAGTAAGTTCTTACCTTATTTCCTCCGCTTTTCTGGTACTCTTGAATCTAATTTGACTCTATTATAATACTTTACTTTGTCACAATAAAAATCGGAATGGCGGTGACTTCACTATACTTTATAGTTGGAAATTTCAACTAGAAGGCGCTAGTATTACTATGCAAGATAAAATTGAAGCCTTTTTCAGCATTCCTTCTCAAGTGTCTTATCATTACCTCAGAAATGAGCGATATCTAAGAATTTTTCTGCTTTGTGGAGTTAACTTGTCTTTCCAGAAGCAAAACTCACTAATAAATTAGCttatcctccccccccccccccccccccttttttttttttttttttttcttcatttgagGGTTGAAATACTAGTTTCACTCGTACAAGGAATCTTCCCCGTTGAGGACCAGAAAATTCTACTTTTTGCGAGTGTCGTTCTTGATTTTACGTGATCATCAATAGAAATAAGTGGGATTTGGGAGTTCAATGGTGGGCCTTATTGGGCCACGTTTTGATATATCAGTTGGTTCCTTTTTGCCATTCCTGCATATCCACGTAGGCTTTATTTGGACCCATTCCTTGAATAAGAAGATCAGATACTAGAAGATATGGATACATCATAAAAggtaagtaatttttttcttaaattcatgtacagaaaaaaaaaatgatgattcttttgtaatttatttaAGAATGTTAAATGCAAAATGAAGACTCCTTCATAAGATCCAGCTGACACTCCAGATAATTTTTTTAGAACAAAATAGAAACAGAATACGTCTTCAAAAGATTGCAGATATTCTCttgtgaattatttaaattgtaATATATCTACTGACTACTATTAGCTCTCTCAAATGAGTGCAATTTAGGCATGAATTCTATGCTGCCTGGTTGAAATCGTGTACATTGGTGAAACCATGAATTAGAAAGCCAAACAACAAAATTTAGGAGGAATTGATGAAATGCAAGTAGTTCTTGACTATGGTTATGTATGTATACGTATTCGATGAAATAAATTGAGATATGCACACAAATTGATCCAAACAACttgtcataaaaataaaaaaactagcTTTTCAAATATTACGTACTCTTTAACATTTTATCGTACTGAAACTGTAATAAGAGGTCCCCAAATGTTGAAAAAAGGAACTAGAAATATTTAGGGATATTTGTTAAAGAGATTACTTTCATTAGACGAAAGAGCAAATGAGGATAAGACAGTATTTGTCTAGACAGAGCGGATGAGTCCAAAAACGTTAAATTAGGCAATTGCCACATTGTTACTCTATTCTGTGTACTTATCATAATATGATATTGAAAGATAAC
Coding sequences within it:
- the LOC132055296 gene encoding subtilisin-like protease SBT1.4, which codes for MAPSFSSFFLLFFLFLNSLAFSVQSDGPKTFIVHVSKSHKPHVFTTHHHWYSSILQSVSSFSQHSPKILYSYDRAAHGFSARLTARQADQLQHVPGVVSVIPDRIRQLHTTHTPTFLGLADSYGIWPNSDYADDVIVGVLDTGIWPERPSFLGEGLSAVPSGWKGKCETGPDFPATSCNRKIIGARLFYKGYEADRGSPIDESKESKSPRDTEGHGTHTASTAAGSVVANASFYQYAKGEARGMAINARIAAYKICWKKGCFDSDILAAMDQAVADGVHVISLSVGADGYAPEYDTDSIAIGAFGASEHGVVVSCSAGNSGPGASTAVNVAPWILTVAASTIDREFPADVILGDGRIFGGVSLYSGDPLDDAQLPLVYSGDCGSQLCYPGKLDPSKVAGKIVLCDRGGNARVEKGSAVKQAGGVGMVLANLADSGEELVADSHLIPGTMVGQKAGDKIRDYVKSDPKPTATITFRGTVIGKSPSAPRIAAFSARGPNYVTPEILKPDVTAPGVNILAGWTGSVGPTDLEIDKRRVEFNIISGTSMSCPHVSGLAALLRKAYPKWTTAAIKSALMTTAYNVDNSGKTLTDLATGQESNPFVHGSGHVDPNRALDPGLVYDINMKDYVDFLCSIGYDPIRISPFVKDTSSVNCNKHSLASPGDLNYPSFSVVFMSESVVKYKRVVKNVGNNANAVYAVKVNAPTSVEVKVTPSKLSFSEEKNSLSYEISFSSKSSVGLERVKGLESAFGSIEWSDGTHSVRSPIAVSWLHSSAAF